Within the Candidatus Saccharibacteria bacterium oral taxon 488 genome, the region TAAACAACAGTCTTTAGACGAACGGCAAAAGCAATGGATGGAGCTGGGGCTCGAGGAGAAAATGGCTAGAAAAGAAACAGAGATTAGCCGAGGAGCTATTGACAATGAGCCTGCGTTAGTGATCGCCGAGATGGCAAAGTATGTTGGCGAAGAGTGTCCTCATCTCGTTCAGGTATTTGAGGAGACTAAACGTATGCGACTATCTGACAAACATCTGAGCTCATTAGCGGCAAATATAGACATAAGGTTAAATGAAACAAGACCCGAAGAATTGTATGAGATTGCCGGGGAGATCAAGGATAACTATGATACGTGGGCCGAGGGAAGGGCTGCACCGCCAATTGGCTCAAGAGGTCCACGTGGTGACGGTTATAAAACTCAGTATTTGTATGAAAGTATGATGGGGAACGGGCTTCCTGAGGAATTTTTTGACAAAATGGCCGTGGCATCCGTTCATTTTAATTATGTTTATCACCCAGACTCTCCGCAGAGTCAGATATATCAACAAATGCGACTTAACTCAGGGCGAGTGTCTGACATTGATGAGCTACAGGAGCAAACACTGAGAATTGCTGATGAAAGTCTTTATGATGCGGTAAAGCTGGTTATAGGGAAAAAAGAGCATGTGATTCGTGGAGTTTTTTGTGAGACGGACAATTATTACCCACAGCTCGTAACTCGGATGATAACAACGCTCGAGGTAGATAAGGGCTTGCCACAAGGGACTCTGTTGGAACGGGTTAAGATGGACGACTTGTTCCATAGAATAAAGGAGGATATTGGCCCGCGAGCAAGCACTAGACTTTCTCGGTACTAGGGCTCACAAATTGTAAAATACTCCCGCCAACCGACGGGAGTAATTGTTGATGCAAACCGAATGGCTATTTAGCTTCTTTGGCTGCTGGCTTTTTTGCAGCTGGTTTTTTGGTAGCGGTTGACTTGGTGGTAGTCTTTGCCGTCGTCTTTGCTGGGGCTTTGGCAGCTGGTTTTTTGGTCGCTTCAAGCTTAACACCGGCTTTTTTCGCGATAGCTGAGAGGGCACTCTTGCGCCGGGCAGCAGTATTTTTCTTCAGCAGGTTCTTCTTGACAGCGGTGTCAAGTTCACTATGGGCAGCGGCCAGCGTTGCGGCGCTTGGCTCGGCCATGAAGGCCTTGACGGCTGACTTGATGTCGCGCTTGATACCGATATTGCGCTCGCGGCGTTTTAGGGTTTGTTTTGCCCGTTTGATGGCGGATTTGATGATTGGCATAGATTTCCTTTACCTCTATAAATTTGTTTCGCTAATCAAGGATGGATTATACAGAAAAACCCAATAAAAGTAAAGAGTGGCTCGCATTGACGATAATCTATTGACTTTCCTGAAATGCTTATGTATAATGTGATTCAACGGTATAAACAAAAATAAACAGGGACACAACAATGGCGAGCCAGTCACAAAAGCAGCAGATCATTCAGAGCATCAAAGATGTGACTAATATCTTGGTGACGGTAAGCGCTGATCCATCGGTGGACGAGCTATCGGCAGCGTTGGGGCTGACAATTTTCCTCAATAAACTGGGCAAGCACGCCACGGCTGTTTTTAGTGGCAAAGTCCCGCCGGCGATTTCGTTCCTCGAGCCTGACGAGACGTTTGAAGCCACGGCGGATAGCCTGCGTGATTTTATCATCGCGCTTGATAAGGAAAAAGCCGACCATCTGCGCTACAAGGTGGTTGATGATGCAGTGAAGATTTTTATCACGCCGTACCGGGCGACAATTACCGAGGCTGATCTAGAGTTTTCGCAGGGCGATTATAACATTGAACTGGTGCTCGCATTGAATGTTGAGAGCCAGGACCATCTCGACAAGGCGCTGACGGCTCATGGCAAGATTTTGCATGATGCAGTGGTATCGACGGTGACCGCCGGTATGGTGAGGAGTAGTCTCGGGACGGTTGATTGGCATGATGATAAGGCGTCAGGCGTGAGCGAGATGCTGGTTGACCTGATCGATGAGTTACGAACACCGAAAATAACCATGGATGAGCAGATCGCGACGGCGTTGCTGACCGGTGTCGTGGCGGCGACGGAGCGGTTTAGTAATAACCTAACCTCGTCGCGGGTGATGACGTTGGCGGCAGAGCTGATGGCGGTTGGCGCGAACCAGCAATTGATTGCTACTAAGTTGGCCGAGGGGCAGGCGATTAAAGCCGAGGAGCACTCAGAGCTAGAGCAATCAAAGCAAGCGGCCGATGCAGCTGATGATGAGATGCACGATAATGACGGCCAGGATGGTG harbors:
- the rpsT gene encoding 30S ribosomal protein S20 codes for the protein MPIIKSAIKRAKQTLKRRERNIGIKRDIKSAVKAFMAEPSAATLAAAHSELDTAVKKNLLKKNTAARRKSALSAIAKKAGVKLEATKKPAAKAPAKTTAKTTTKSTATKKPAAKKPAAKEAK